ACCCACTGATCGGTGATCTTCTGAATCTCGACCTCGCCGCGCTTTTCCTCGTCGGTGCCGATCATCTTCTCCTTGACCAGATCCTTGATCGACTGGTTGGCATCGCGGCGCACATTGCGGACCGCGACCTTGGCCTGCTCGGCCTCGGTCTTGATCACCTTGACCAGATCGCGCCGGCGTTCTTCGGTCAGCGGCGGCATCACGATGCGGATCACGGTACCGGCGGTGTTCGGCGTCAGGCCGAGGTCCGATTTCATGATCGCCTTCTCGATGGCGCCGACCATGTTCTTTTCCCAAGGCGTGATCGAGATCGTGCGGGAGTCCTCCACCACCACCGTGGCGGCCTGGGAAACCGGCATTTCGGCGCCGTAGTAGTCCACCCGCACGTGATCGAGCAGGGCCGAGCTGGCTCGACCGGTACGCACCTTGGCGAACTCGGCGTTGAGTACGTCGATCGCCTTGCTCATGCGCTGCGCGGCGTCCTTCTTGATGTCTTCGATCATGGGAATTCTCGCCTGATGTTTAGTGAACGAGCGTGCCGACGTCCGTGGCGCCCTGAACGATCTTGAGCAGCTCGCCGGGACTCGTCATGTTGTAGACCCGCAAAGGAATGCGGTGATCGCGGCACAGCAGGATCGCGGTCTGGTCCATCACCGCCAGACGCCGGCTCAGGACTTCGTCGTAGCTCAGTTCGCTGAACCGCGTGGCATCGGGATCCTTCTTCGGGTCCGCCGTGTAGATGCCGTCGACCTTGGTCGCCTTGAGCACCAGATCGGCCTCGATCTCGGTGGCGCGCAGCGCGGCCGCCGAGTCTGTGGTGAAGAACGGATTGCCGGTGCCGGCGGCGAACACCACGATACGACCCTTCTCCAGATGGCGCACGGCGCGGCGACGAATGAAATCCTCGCAGACCTGATTGATGCGAATCGCCGACATCACCCGGGCGTTCAAGCCGATGCGTTCGATCGCGTCCTGAATGGCCAGGGCATTCATCACGGTCGCCAGCATGCCCATCTGGTCGCCGGTAACACGGTCGATACCCCCCTTGGCGAGACCTTCACCCCGGAAGATATTGCCGCCGCCGACCACCACGGCGACCTCGACCCCGGCTTGCGACACCGTCTGGATTTCGTGCGCCAGCTGCATCATCACATCGCTGGAGATGCCGTAATCCAGCGAACCCATCAGGGCTTCGCCGGACAACTTCAGAAGAATGCGCTTGTAGGCGGGTGCAGTGCTCATTCCCACCCCCCAAGTGGCGTCGCCAGCCGATCCGCAGGAAGTCCGTTCAACGCCGCATTTTTGCTCATGATTTTTCTGATCGTCGTCCAAGCTGCAAGACAGGCCGTATTTTTTGGGTGTGCGAGCGGGCCGCCCGCACGCCTAACGGCGAAACATACCTCGTCGCGAACGTTCGACCCCGCGAGCCGAAATGTCGCGATATGCGCCTAAAGCAAGGCCCCGTTACCGGGGCCTTGTTCGATCCACGGACCGGCGACGGAGTTTACCCCATCGTCGCCTGGGCAGTGGCCATGACCTCGGCGGCAAAATCCACCTCGTTCTTCTCGATGCCTTCGCCGACCTCGAAGCGCACGAACTGGGCCACTTCGGCGCCCTGCGCCTTCAACAGCTTTTCGATCGTCTGATCCGGGTCCTTCACGAACGGCTGGCCCAGCAGCGTGATTTCAGCCAGGAACTTGCGCAGCCGTCCTTCGATCATTTTCTCGACGATCTCGATCGGCTTGCCGCTGTCCTCAGCCTGCGCCAGCAGAATCTTGCGCTCCGCATCCTGAATCTCGGCCGGAACTTCCGCAGCCGAAATGAACTTCGGGTGCGACGCGGCGATATGCATCGCCAGATCCTTGGCCAAGGCCTCGTCACCGGATTTGAGCGCCACGGCCACACCGATGCGCGAACCGTGCAGGTAGTAGCTGAGCGCTCCGCCGGCATTGTCGAGCACCTGGAAGCGGCGCACCGTCATATTTTCGCCGAGCTTGGACACCAGACCACGGCGGACTTCGTCGAGCGTGCGGCCATCGCGCGACAGCTGCAGCAACGACTCCACGGTCTCGGGCCGGAATTCCAGTGCGAGTTCACCGGCCAGCTGCGCCATCGCCACGAAGTCGTCGGCCTTGGCGACGAAGTCGGTTTCGCAGTTGACCTCGACGATCGCCAGCGCATTGCCGCTGGAGGCCACGGCGATGGTGCCATCGGCGGCAACGCGCGAGGCCTTCTTGTCGGCCTTGGCCATGCCGTCCATGCGCATCTTTTCGATCGCGGCATCGACATCGCCGCCGGTCGCCTCGAGCGCCTTCTTGCAGTCCATCATCGCCGCGCCGGTACGTTCGCGCAGCTCCTTGACGAGTGATGCGGTAATGCTCATTCCGCCGCCCCCTCGGTTTCAGCGGTGGTTTCAAGCTGCGCAGCCTTCGGCGCAGCGGCCTCGGCCACTTCGGCGGCGCGACGCGTGGTCACGGAGTTACGGCCCTCGATGATCGAATCGGCCATCACCTGCGTGTACAGGCGGATCGCGCGGGTCGCGTCATCATTGCCCGGCACGACACTGTCGACCGGCGACGGGTCATTATTGGTGTCCACCACCGCGATGATCGGAATGCCCAGCTTCTTGGCTTCCTGAATCGCGATCTTTTCGTAGCCGGTATCGATCACGAACAGGCAGTCCGGCAGGCTCTGCATCTGCTTGATGCCGCCCAGCGAACGACGCAGCTTCTCGATTTCACGCTGGAAATTGAGCTGCTCCTTCTTGACCAGACGCGTGATCGAGCCGTCCTCGACCTGCTTTTCCATCTCGGTGAGGCGCTTGATGGACTGCTTGACCGTCTTGAAGTTGGTCAGCGTGCCGCCCAGCCAACGCTGGGAGATGTACGGCATGTCGCAACGCGCGGCTTCGGTTTCGATTGCCTCGCGCGCGGCGCGCTTGGTGCCGACGAACAGAATGCGACCGCCGCTGGCGGCCAGGCGGCTCGCATAGTTGCAAGCGTCCTTGAGCATCGGCAGGGTCTGCTCGAGATTGATGATATGAACTTTGTTCCGCTCGCCG
This is a stretch of genomic DNA from Gammaproteobacteria bacterium. It encodes these proteins:
- the frr gene encoding ribosome recycling factor, producing the protein MIEDIKKDAAQRMSKAIDVLNAEFAKVRTGRASSALLDHVRVDYYGAEMPVSQAATVVVEDSRTISITPWEKNMVGAIEKAIMKSDLGLTPNTAGTVIRIVMPPLTEERRRDLVKVIKTEAEQAKVAVRNVRRDANQSIKDLVKEKMIGTDEEKRGEVEIQKITDQWVAKIDELVVAKEKEMLSL
- the pyrH gene encoding UMP kinase, whose product is MSTAPAYKRILLKLSGEALMGSLDYGISSDVMMQLAHEIQTVSQAGVEVAVVVGGGNIFRGEGLAKGGIDRVTGDQMGMLATVMNALAIQDAIERIGLNARVMSAIRINQVCEDFIRRRAVRHLEKGRIVVFAAGTGNPFFTTDSAAALRATEIEADLVLKATKVDGIYTADPKKDPDATRFSELSYDEVLSRRLAVMDQTAILLCRDHRIPLRVYNMTSPGELLKIVQGATDVGTLVH
- the tsf gene encoding translation elongation factor Ts, producing the protein MSITASLVKELRERTGAAMMDCKKALEATGGDVDAAIEKMRMDGMAKADKKASRVAADGTIAVASSGNALAIVEVNCETDFVAKADDFVAMAQLAGELALEFRPETVESLLQLSRDGRTLDEVRRGLVSKLGENMTVRRFQVLDNAGGALSYYLHGSRIGVAVALKSGDEALAKDLAMHIAASHPKFISAAEVPAEIQDAERKILLAQAEDSGKPIEIVEKMIEGRLRKFLAEITLLGQPFVKDPDQTIEKLLKAQGAEVAQFVRFEVGEGIEKNEVDFAAEVMATAQATMG
- the rpsB gene encoding 30S ribosomal protein S2 — encoded protein: MRQLLEAGVHFGHRTRYWNPRMEPYIFGERNKVHIINLEQTLPMLKDACNYASRLAASGGRILFVGTKRAAREAIETEAARCDMPYISQRWLGGTLTNFKTVKQSIKRLTEMEKQVEDGSITRLVKKEQLNFQREIEKLRRSLGGIKQMQSLPDCLFVIDTGYEKIAIQEAKKLGIPIIAVVDTNNDPSPVDSVVPGNDDATRAIRLYTQVMADSIIEGRNSVTTRRAAEVAEAAAPKAAQLETTAETEGAAE